From Mycolicibacterium nivoides, a single genomic window includes:
- a CDS encoding DsbA family protein, giving the protein MVVATALILLAAVVMWGPGAGRAYAAQASPAGDALSIGDPAAPGQIDLYLDPLCPYSGKMIRDQGAEIGRRIEAGKLHINLRLVNFLEKYSASGTYDSRAIYAAFIVADHSKSSDITWQFIEQIFSADQQPKEKGPTDLSNDQLAGLADRAGAPPSVQDMIKLGLPIPFDGHVIAANNLPLLRQLPDSGVPMVVIDGESVDGNSDWLDRLPR; this is encoded by the coding sequence ATGGTCGTCGCGACGGCGCTGATCCTGCTGGCGGCCGTTGTGATGTGGGGTCCCGGCGCCGGACGCGCGTACGCGGCGCAAGCATCCCCGGCCGGGGATGCCCTGTCGATCGGCGACCCTGCCGCGCCGGGCCAGATCGACCTCTACCTGGATCCGCTGTGCCCCTACAGCGGGAAGATGATCCGCGACCAGGGCGCCGAGATCGGCCGTCGCATCGAGGCAGGCAAGCTCCACATCAATCTGCGGCTCGTCAATTTTCTCGAAAAGTACTCAGCCAGTGGCACTTACGACAGCCGCGCGATCTACGCCGCCTTCATCGTCGCCGATCACTCGAAATCGAGCGACATCACCTGGCAGTTCATCGAGCAGATCTTCTCCGCCGATCAGCAGCCGAAAGAGAAAGGCCCGACAGATCTGAGCAACGATCAGCTCGCCGGTCTGGCCGATCGCGCCGGCGCGCCGCCGTCAGTGCAGGACATGATCAAGCTGGGGCTCCCCATCCCCTTCGACGGACATGTCATCGCCGCCAACAACCTGCCGCTGCTGCGGCAACTCCCCGACTCCGGAGTGCCGATGGTGGTCATCGATGGCGAATCGGTCGACGGAAACTCCGATTGGCTCGATCGCCTGCCGCGCTGA
- a CDS encoding DUF5313 domain-containing protein, which yields MPTGQAPRTKPGPLQYIGYCYGKRLPDSMRDWVANDLAGPGATIRMMVRVAIPAILVLAPIWFIPMSLYLHASMTVPIFIPFVYFSHALNKVWRRHMLVKHGLNPALIDALSRKKNAHIHQAYAERYGPRTGPSSSGDI from the coding sequence ATGCCCACCGGCCAAGCCCCACGCACGAAACCGGGCCCGCTGCAGTACATCGGGTATTGCTACGGCAAGCGGCTACCCGACTCGATGCGCGACTGGGTGGCCAACGACCTGGCAGGCCCCGGAGCCACCATCCGGATGATGGTGCGCGTCGCCATCCCGGCCATCCTCGTCCTGGCACCGATCTGGTTCATCCCCATGTCGCTGTACCTGCACGCCAGCATGACCGTGCCCATCTTCATCCCGTTCGTGTATTTCTCCCACGCACTGAACAAGGTGTGGCGGCGTCACATGCTCGTCAAACACGGTTTGAACCCGGCGCTCATCGACGCACTGTCGCGCAAGAAGAATGCGCACATCCACCAGGCCTACGCCGAACGCTACGGACCGCGCACCGGCCCGAGCAGCAGCGGCGATATCTGA
- a CDS encoding BlaI/MecI/CopY family transcriptional regulator — translation MGIKGFGDLEAVVMEVLWSRTEPSTVRSVHDELVAKRQIAYTTVMSTMDNLFRKGWLQREKVGLAYSYRPVMSREEHSAQLMRTVFESGGDSELILNFFLEQIVDDDSTKLRQALKRFTEGQPR, via the coding sequence ATGGGAATTAAGGGATTTGGCGATCTCGAAGCTGTGGTGATGGAAGTGCTCTGGTCACGTACGGAGCCCTCCACGGTGCGCAGCGTGCACGATGAGCTCGTCGCCAAGCGCCAGATCGCCTACACCACGGTCATGTCGACGATGGACAACCTGTTCCGAAAGGGATGGCTGCAGCGGGAGAAGGTCGGTCTCGCCTACAGCTACCGGCCAGTGATGAGCCGCGAGGAACACTCCGCGCAGCTCATGCGCACCGTGTTCGAATCTGGCGGTGACAGCGAGCTGATCCTGAACTTCTTCCTCGAGCAGATCGTCGACGACGACTCGACAAAGCTCCGGCAGGCGCTCAAGCGGTTCACCGAGGGGCAGCCGCGATGA
- a CDS encoding TetR/AcrR family transcriptional regulator translates to MAEQTGRTVPPAVAEKLYTATDLIAARGLQKTKIEDIAKASGVPKATLYYYFKGKDDILAFLFRDSLDALARDVASAADAPGPGRDRLAAVIEVQVAHTMHRPGTAQALVGDLGRAIRLPELASAVQEAFYEPIARVLHAGAADGSLRNLADPQSTAISIFGAIMMTAMLHNVIDSEKTQDEVASEVMHLIEHGLAPSR, encoded by the coding sequence GTGGCTGAACAGACCGGGCGAACCGTGCCCCCTGCGGTGGCCGAGAAGCTGTACACGGCGACGGACCTCATTGCCGCCCGCGGGCTGCAGAAAACGAAGATCGAGGACATCGCCAAAGCGTCAGGCGTCCCGAAGGCAACGCTGTACTACTACTTCAAGGGCAAGGACGACATCCTGGCTTTCCTCTTCCGGGATTCCCTCGACGCGCTCGCACGCGACGTCGCCTCGGCCGCCGACGCCCCCGGGCCGGGCAGAGACCGCCTGGCCGCAGTGATCGAGGTTCAGGTCGCACACACGATGCACCGGCCGGGCACAGCCCAGGCACTGGTCGGTGATCTGGGCCGCGCAATTCGACTGCCCGAACTCGCGTCGGCCGTTCAAGAGGCTTTCTATGAGCCCATCGCCCGAGTGCTCCACGCCGGGGCCGCCGATGGCTCGCTGCGGAACCTCGCCGACCCGCAGAGCACTGCGATCAGCATCTTCGGCGCGATCATGATGACCGCGATGCTGCACAACGTCATCGATTCCGAGAAGACACAAGACGAAGTCGCGAGCGAGGTCATGCACCTCATCGAGCACGGGCTCGCGCCGTCACGCTGA
- a CDS encoding M56 family metallopeptidase: MNAVTFLLGYAMALSWLAPVLFTGPISARIHPRLSVAGWLVVVATASFAWVAALVILIAGAAHSLITRSAPTFCVETLGIASAVTLPPTVATVLVVTLLAGTAAVATNTTRRVIVTLYRTRRANRRHVEAVRIIGRRTDHDGVIAITADQPTAYCVSGGRQRAIVVTTAALELLDPPALAAVLAHERAHLRGRHHHIIATLSTLAAALPRLPLMRAAAQAVPALLEMCADDAATRRHGREPLLAGLVTLSTRLRLPEGVLAATGTAVTDRVTRLMQPRRAMWWHPRSLATSLIVIGTAAAPAFALTLCALQS; this comes from the coding sequence ATGAACGCGGTCACCTTTCTCCTCGGCTACGCGATGGCTTTGAGCTGGCTGGCGCCAGTGCTGTTCACCGGTCCGATCTCAGCCCGCATCCATCCCCGGCTCTCGGTAGCGGGCTGGCTGGTAGTCGTCGCAACCGCGTCATTCGCATGGGTGGCGGCGTTGGTCATCCTGATCGCTGGTGCCGCCCACAGTCTGATCACTCGCAGCGCACCGACGTTCTGCGTCGAAACTCTGGGCATCGCCAGCGCGGTGACGTTACCGCCCACCGTGGCGACGGTATTGGTCGTCACCCTGCTCGCAGGCACTGCCGCGGTGGCGACCAATACCACGCGCCGTGTCATCGTCACGTTGTACAGAACGCGGCGCGCCAATCGCCGGCACGTCGAAGCGGTCCGGATCATCGGCAGGCGCACCGACCATGACGGCGTCATCGCCATCACGGCTGACCAACCAACGGCATACTGCGTCTCCGGCGGCAGGCAGCGCGCCATCGTGGTCACGACCGCCGCCCTGGAGTTACTGGATCCGCCGGCCCTGGCCGCGGTTCTGGCCCACGAGCGGGCCCACCTGCGTGGGCGTCATCACCACATCATCGCGACGCTCAGTACGCTCGCGGCGGCGCTGCCGCGGCTGCCGTTGATGCGAGCGGCGGCGCAGGCTGTACCGGCATTACTGGAGATGTGCGCCGACGATGCGGCGACGCGCAGGCATGGCCGTGAGCCGCTGTTGGCCGGTCTCGTCACGCTGAGCACCCGGCTCCGGCTCCCCGAAGGTGTGCTGGCCGCGACCGGTACCGCGGTGACCGACCGGGTTACCCGCTTGATGCAGCCCCGCCGAGCGATGTGGTGGCACCCACGGTCGCTGGCGACGTCGCTCATCGTCATCGGGACTGCCGCCGCACCCGCCTTCGCGCTCACGTTGTGCGCCCTCCAGTCCTGA
- a CDS encoding TetR/AcrR family transcriptional regulator, protein MLGADGARGVSHPKVDKKAGVPDGTTSFYFRTRSALMHGIAARLNELDLADLSLLTELTDADPTEFAGTSGFAALVMYSATEPWLTRAKARYELALHAGRDDDLAATLSESVEGFYGLARAVVTEWHAAEENPMAPEVIDDQAKALFSFVNGVMMTFVIGQPLVDNADQLDRLIRGVLAGWPVDGTA, encoded by the coding sequence CTGCTCGGCGCGGACGGTGCGCGCGGCGTCAGCCATCCCAAGGTCGACAAGAAGGCCGGGGTGCCCGACGGCACCACCTCGTTCTACTTCCGGACCCGTAGTGCTCTGATGCATGGGATCGCCGCGCGCCTCAATGAACTCGATCTTGCGGACCTGTCCCTGCTCACCGAGTTGACCGACGCCGACCCGACGGAGTTCGCGGGCACGTCCGGATTCGCCGCTCTCGTCATGTATTCGGCAACCGAGCCATGGCTGACCCGGGCCAAAGCCCGCTATGAACTGGCCCTGCACGCCGGCCGCGACGATGATCTCGCCGCGACGCTGAGCGAGTCCGTGGAAGGGTTTTACGGACTCGCGCGTGCCGTCGTCACCGAATGGCATGCCGCCGAAGAGAATCCGATGGCACCGGAAGTCATCGACGACCAGGCCAAAGCCCTGTTCTCATTCGTGAACGGGGTGATGATGACGTTCGTCATCGGGCAACCCCTGGTGGACAACGCCGATCAGCTCGACCGGCTGATCCGGGGAGTTCTGGCTGGATGGCCGGTTGACGGCACTGCCTGA
- a CDS encoding DUF1214 domain-containing protein, producing the protein MTAPDESAAEEPRAEVAAWNTFVDGLRTAGEQLAGDTAGLPETERVDGFRALLRALSNQLGRFEVDRDKPDLIAFNGWRQKFLMDNPDFHYWVADIRPDGRYRIRGNRGDASYVSITVYGPGGSDAKATARIDSDAITFEADGGYEVAVGGERPQAGDWLDLPERATVLWVRHFHDEVQTDRLGRCDIEPVEEPPMPAPIDPARFGKQLAKASAAVTHLPRIWNAAAAADRETPNQLRHWTEMTGGAVFTEPAIHYLRGGWQLEPDEALLIEGALVPCRYWNILAYSRFLNSLDYRHRRVSYTGATANLDDGRYRFVVSVTDPGPAAGDWIDSEGRAFGIVVMRFLQPQQQPVVPSTRVVRLADLAERS; encoded by the coding sequence GTGACCGCGCCCGACGAAAGCGCCGCAGAAGAACCCCGCGCCGAAGTGGCGGCCTGGAACACATTCGTCGACGGATTACGGACGGCGGGTGAGCAACTCGCCGGCGATACCGCCGGACTTCCGGAGACCGAGCGCGTGGATGGCTTCCGCGCTCTGCTTCGGGCACTGTCAAATCAACTGGGACGCTTCGAAGTCGATCGCGACAAGCCCGATCTCATCGCGTTCAACGGATGGCGCCAGAAGTTCCTGATGGACAATCCCGACTTCCACTACTGGGTCGCCGACATCCGCCCCGATGGCCGATATCGGATCCGCGGGAACCGGGGAGACGCGTCGTACGTATCGATCACCGTTTACGGCCCCGGTGGGAGTGACGCCAAGGCAACCGCCCGTATCGACAGTGATGCAATCACTTTCGAGGCTGATGGCGGCTACGAGGTGGCAGTTGGCGGTGAACGACCGCAGGCCGGTGACTGGCTGGACCTGCCTGAGCGGGCCACCGTGCTCTGGGTGCGGCACTTCCATGACGAGGTGCAGACCGATCGCCTCGGCCGGTGCGACATCGAGCCGGTCGAGGAGCCCCCGATGCCGGCACCGATCGATCCCGCACGGTTCGGCAAGCAGCTGGCCAAGGCTTCGGCAGCGGTGACGCACCTGCCCCGCATCTGGAACGCGGCCGCAGCTGCGGACCGCGAGACACCCAACCAGCTGCGGCACTGGACCGAGATGACCGGTGGAGCGGTGTTCACCGAACCGGCCATCCACTACCTGCGCGGCGGCTGGCAGCTGGAGCCTGATGAAGCGCTCCTGATCGAGGGCGCGCTGGTGCCGTGCCGGTACTGGAACATCTTGGCGTACAGCCGATTTCTCAACTCGCTGGACTACCGTCATCGGCGGGTTTCCTACACCGGCGCCACCGCGAACCTAGACGACGGCCGCTACCGATTCGTGGTCTCGGTGACCGATCCCGGCCCGGCGGCCGGCGACTGGATCGATAGTGAGGGCCGCGCCTTCGGAATCGTCGTCATGCGGTTCCTGCAACCCCAGCAGCAGCCGGTCGTGCCATCGACGCGGGTCGTCCGTCTGGCTGACCTGGCGGAGCGCTCATGA
- a CDS encoding lipase family protein, with the protein MRNAGGIVVVLMLMIGSLVASTTTALADTGDEPQYADFYLPPDPLPAGVPGDVIRTEPSRLVLEPSGQLGAIMATGTRIMYRSTDSRGNPIAVTGTYFEPYNDWPGKGPRPLLVYAPGTQGQGNQCAPSRQFNQGIHYSGGWDIMVNYEEAFVATLVARGFAILMTDYQGLGTDSMHTYVNRLAEGHAVLDAARAAMKLPETSLDPHGPVAFWGYSQGGGATASAAELASAYAPDLNIVGTYAGAPPANLKELLPYADGSALVGVVGYALNGVIAAYPEAADAIRSKLTQRGNDMLESVSRQCVGQTIVDFAFRHLQPYFTEDINQLVNEEPFSSLFELQKLGRYKPNAPVLINSNRYDPLVPWTAANQLGRDWCAQGADVEFRTNEEPPFLNKLVINHALPMLVDGEPAMQWIAARFNGEPTTPNCGQF; encoded by the coding sequence ATGCGCAATGCCGGGGGGATTGTCGTCGTCCTCATGCTGATGATCGGATCGCTCGTCGCATCTACGACGACGGCGTTGGCCGACACTGGTGACGAACCGCAGTACGCGGATTTCTATCTCCCGCCGGACCCGTTGCCGGCCGGCGTCCCCGGCGATGTGATTCGCACCGAACCGAGCCGGCTGGTGCTCGAGCCTTCCGGTCAGCTGGGCGCCATCATGGCGACCGGTACGCGGATCATGTACCGCAGCACGGACTCTCGCGGGAATCCGATCGCCGTTACCGGTACCTATTTCGAGCCGTATAACGACTGGCCCGGTAAGGGGCCGCGTCCGCTGCTCGTCTATGCGCCCGGAACTCAGGGGCAGGGCAACCAGTGCGCGCCGTCGCGCCAGTTCAACCAGGGCATCCACTATTCGGGTGGCTGGGACATCATGGTCAACTACGAGGAGGCCTTCGTTGCGACCTTGGTGGCCCGTGGCTTCGCCATCCTGATGACCGACTACCAGGGTCTCGGCACCGACTCGATGCACACGTACGTGAACCGCCTGGCTGAGGGGCACGCCGTGCTGGATGCCGCTCGCGCCGCGATGAAGTTGCCCGAGACGTCACTGGATCCGCATGGCCCCGTGGCGTTCTGGGGATATTCGCAGGGCGGTGGAGCCACCGCGTCGGCGGCGGAGTTGGCTTCGGCATACGCGCCCGACCTGAACATCGTCGGCACCTACGCCGGGGCGCCGCCGGCCAACCTCAAAGAACTCCTGCCCTACGCCGACGGTAGTGCGCTCGTGGGTGTCGTCGGGTATGCGCTCAACGGTGTCATCGCCGCCTATCCGGAAGCCGCCGATGCGATCCGCTCGAAGCTCACTCAACGCGGCAACGACATGCTCGAGTCGGTGTCGCGCCAATGCGTGGGGCAGACGATCGTCGATTTCGCCTTCCGTCATCTGCAGCCGTACTTCACTGAAGACATCAACCAACTCGTCAACGAAGAACCGTTCAGCAGCCTGTTCGAACTGCAGAAGCTGGGCCGGTACAAGCCGAACGCTCCGGTACTGATCAACAGCAACCGCTACGACCCGCTCGTGCCGTGGACTGCCGCGAACCAGCTGGGCAGGGACTGGTGTGCGCAGGGCGCCGACGTCGAGTTCCGCACCAACGAGGAACCGCCGTTCCTGAACAAGTTGGTGATCAACCACGCGCTCCCCATGCTGGTAGACGGAGAGCCCGCAATGCAGTGGATCGCCGCCCGCTTCAACGGTGAACCCACCACGCCCAACTGCGGGCAGTTCTGA
- a CDS encoding FAD-binding protein, whose product MPDAHTVDVLVVGYGAAGVCAALEARSRGADVLAIDRFNGGGATQVSGGIIYAGGGTWVQRQAGVDDNADAMYAYLQAEIGDAVRPETLRRFVDTSPAMIDWLTEHGVPFEASVCPYKTSYPNNKYYLYYSGSENSGRFRAITPPAQRGHRAKGPGASGKKIYQPLAESAAALGVRTQFHTRAVALLTNSEGRVIGVRASTLADASAWVRHRYRAYAELAIKPGIYYPPLRAVMEKLLNRLERRYARTVEIHVRQAVILSAGGYIANREWIGEHAPEYRDGLQLGTSADDGSGITLAADVGAAVDRLDNVSAWRFITPPSAFLGALVVDEAGQRFIDETRYGAAVGHAMIQDHGGRGWILADRRLLDEARAQLPKQAIWFQRLQMEAMLRTDRVVGDTLEAVAAKAGVDPAGLRATVEAHNAAAAAGLPDPLGKPAEFVKPVEQGPFSLIAISVKPSLINPCPMFTLGGLIVDELTGAVTTPEGQPIPGLYAAGRTAIGICANSYVSGLSIADCVFSGRRAAEHAVELDPVPSS is encoded by the coding sequence ATGCCAGACGCGCACACAGTCGATGTCCTCGTGGTCGGATACGGAGCCGCGGGGGTCTGTGCCGCCCTGGAAGCGCGGTCGAGGGGTGCCGACGTGTTGGCGATCGACCGATTCAACGGCGGCGGCGCGACTCAGGTGTCGGGCGGGATCATCTACGCCGGTGGCGGGACCTGGGTGCAGCGTCAAGCCGGTGTCGACGACAACGCCGATGCGATGTACGCCTACCTGCAGGCCGAGATCGGCGACGCCGTACGTCCCGAGACGCTTCGCCGCTTCGTCGACACCAGCCCGGCGATGATCGACTGGCTCACCGAACATGGCGTGCCCTTCGAAGCATCGGTGTGCCCGTACAAGACGTCCTACCCGAACAACAAGTACTACCTGTACTACTCGGGCAGCGAGAACTCCGGTCGTTTCCGCGCCATCACGCCGCCTGCGCAACGTGGTCACCGGGCCAAGGGGCCGGGAGCCTCGGGCAAGAAGATCTATCAGCCCCTGGCCGAATCGGCGGCGGCCCTCGGGGTCCGCACCCAGTTCCACACCCGCGCTGTCGCGCTGTTGACCAACTCGGAGGGCCGGGTGATCGGAGTGCGGGCCAGCACGCTCGCCGATGCGTCGGCCTGGGTTCGCCACCGCTATCGCGCATACGCCGAGCTCGCGATCAAACCGGGCATCTACTACCCGCCACTGCGGGCCGTGATGGAAAAGCTCCTGAACCGCCTGGAGCGGAGGTATGCCCGCACCGTCGAAATTCATGTGCGCCAGGCGGTCATCCTCAGCGCGGGCGGCTACATCGCCAATCGGGAATGGATCGGCGAGCACGCACCGGAGTACCGCGACGGACTCCAGCTCGGCACCAGCGCCGACGACGGCAGCGGAATCACTCTTGCCGCCGATGTCGGTGCCGCCGTCGATCGCCTCGACAACGTATCGGCCTGGCGATTCATCACCCCGCCGAGCGCGTTTCTTGGTGCCCTCGTCGTCGATGAAGCCGGGCAACGATTCATCGACGAGACCCGCTACGGTGCGGCCGTCGGGCACGCCATGATTCAAGACCACGGCGGCCGCGGCTGGATTCTGGCCGATCGGCGTCTGCTCGACGAGGCGCGAGCGCAACTTCCCAAGCAGGCCATCTGGTTTCAGCGCCTGCAGATGGAAGCGATGTTGCGCACCGACCGGGTCGTGGGCGACACACTGGAGGCGGTGGCCGCCAAGGCCGGTGTCGATCCGGCGGGGCTGCGCGCCACCGTGGAGGCCCACAACGCCGCAGCCGCGGCTGGGTTGCCGGATCCGTTGGGGAAGCCAGCCGAGTTCGTGAAACCTGTTGAACAGGGCCCATTCTCGTTGATCGCGATATCAGTCAAACCCAGCCTGATCAACCCGTGCCCGATGTTCACCCTCGGTGGCCTGATCGTCGACGAACTCACCGGAGCGGTGACAACGCCTGAGGGGCAGCCGATTCCGGGTCTCTACGCCGCGGGTCGGACCGCGATCGGAATCTGCGCCAACTCCTACGTCAGTGGATTGTCGATCGCCGACTGTGTGTTCTCGGGCCGTCGGGCCGCAGAACACGCCGTCGAGCTGGACCCCGTGCCGTCATCATAG
- a CDS encoding sulfotransferase family protein yields MTGWTPPTRTPEARQAYAAAEEDRAVRPDRYRLGTDAVDIVVDRATRGAGAGVLGAPEQWRPGLQQYLASAEEDGRLNALGALTAQRTAAGRLAARIAIVRYLQEHPATEDRPLLPPIVITGGWRTGTTFLFRLLDRDPRLRAPLPAELGTPWRLPGDLDSGERDRRLDAAAAGQYMLHVLNPMMAVVHDSGPHLPEECVLGMGTTLRNWGFTATTRLDSYATWLAGQDFAPEYGQHRRMLQILDAGDGRRWVLKAPAHTAELRHVVAAYPGACIVQLHRDIVETVASGASLFATYRSTYSDHVDGADVGRFQTEQTELWLRRAVAARAEASTANWLDIQYSDVVADPEAMVRRIYAAAQMEPPDIAGMLAEHHRAQPRDGKGRHRYQPKEFGINPDELRERMRFYTQALDTSEAGRAQS; encoded by the coding sequence ATGACCGGATGGACCCCACCCACCCGCACACCCGAGGCACGTCAGGCGTACGCGGCGGCAGAGGAGGACCGGGCTGTCCGTCCTGACCGGTATCGGCTCGGCACCGACGCTGTCGACATCGTCGTCGACCGCGCCACCCGCGGTGCGGGCGCCGGGGTGCTCGGCGCCCCCGAACAGTGGCGTCCGGGCCTGCAGCAGTACCTCGCGTCGGCCGAGGAAGACGGACGGCTCAACGCGCTCGGAGCGCTAACCGCGCAGCGAACGGCGGCGGGCCGGCTGGCCGCCCGGATCGCGATCGTCCGGTATCTGCAGGAGCACCCCGCGACCGAGGACCGGCCGCTGCTGCCGCCGATCGTCATCACCGGGGGCTGGCGCACGGGCACGACGTTCCTGTTCCGGCTGCTCGACCGTGATCCCCGGTTGCGGGCACCGTTGCCCGCCGAGTTGGGCACGCCGTGGCGATTACCCGGGGACCTCGACTCCGGCGAGCGCGACCGGCGGCTCGACGCGGCTGCTGCCGGCCAGTACATGCTGCACGTCCTCAATCCGATGATGGCGGTCGTGCACGACTCGGGGCCGCACCTGCCTGAGGAATGTGTGCTCGGCATGGGCACCACCTTGCGCAACTGGGGGTTCACCGCCACGACCCGCCTGGACAGCTACGCGACCTGGCTGGCCGGTCAGGATTTCGCACCCGAATACGGGCAGCACCGTCGCATGCTGCAGATCCTCGACGCCGGCGACGGGCGCCGCTGGGTCCTCAAGGCACCGGCACACACCGCAGAGCTCCGCCATGTGGTGGCAGCGTATCCGGGCGCCTGCATCGTGCAATTGCACCGCGACATCGTGGAGACCGTCGCCTCCGGTGCGAGCCTGTTCGCGACCTACCGATCCACCTACAGCGATCACGTCGACGGGGCCGACGTGGGCCGATTTCAAACCGAGCAGACCGAACTGTGGCTGCGGCGCGCCGTCGCCGCCCGCGCCGAGGCGTCCACCGCGAACTGGCTGGACATCCAGTACTCCGACGTGGTCGCCGACCCCGAGGCAATGGTGCGTCGGATCTACGCCGCAGCACAGATGGAGCCGCCGGACATCGCCGGAATGCTGGCCGAACACCACCGCGCCCAACCGCGCGACGGCAAGGGCAGACACCGCTATCAGCCCAAGGAGTTCGGCATCAACCCCGACGAGTTGCGCGAGCGTATGCGCTTTTACACACAGGCGCTCGACACGTCCGAGGCCGGCCGCGCCCAGTCCTGA
- a CDS encoding TetR/AcrR family transcriptional regulator, translated as MSRPYRGQAADARSADRRARLLQAGVDLVGTQGVAAMTMRAVCREAELSQKFFYESFTGTDDLLREVYRSTFEQARRVINAAGDPEADLTSRTRAGVGAAAQLVRDDPRFCRILLVEPIADLTLRQFVRDTIGTMTMGGLTAPTGSTAARAKMQYATVFGAIISLFIEWTEGNLGSDQEAFVDHVTTMLLSSPLFGGQGAVQAVPSTGHPARTPRISRSS; from the coding sequence ATGTCAAGGCCGTACCGCGGCCAGGCCGCCGATGCACGATCGGCGGATCGCCGTGCCCGACTGCTGCAGGCAGGCGTCGATCTGGTCGGCACTCAAGGAGTGGCCGCCATGACCATGCGCGCCGTGTGCCGCGAAGCCGAGCTCAGCCAGAAGTTCTTCTACGAGAGCTTCACCGGCACAGACGATCTGCTCCGCGAGGTCTACCGCAGCACCTTCGAGCAGGCCCGCCGCGTCATCAACGCCGCGGGCGACCCAGAGGCCGATCTGACCTCACGCACCCGCGCTGGGGTGGGCGCCGCAGCGCAACTGGTCAGGGACGACCCCCGCTTCTGCCGGATCCTGTTGGTGGAGCCCATCGCCGACCTGACGTTGCGGCAGTTCGTCCGCGACACCATCGGCACGATGACGATGGGTGGTCTCACCGCCCCGACCGGCAGCACAGCGGCACGGGCGAAGATGCAGTACGCCACCGTGTTCGGCGCCATCATCTCGCTGTTCATCGAATGGACCGAGGGCAATCTCGGCTCGGACCAAGAGGCCTTCGTCGATCACGTGACCACCATGCTGCTGTCGTCACCGTTGTTCGGCGGCCAGGGCGCCGTTCAGGCAGTGCCGTCAACCGGCCATCCAGCCAGAACTCCCCGGATCAGCCGGTCGAGCTGA
- a CDS encoding ArsR/SmtB family transcription factor, with translation MTDSVLEGPERPLYEIKANLFKALAHPARIRVLEILSVNEEPTPVSAILAATDIEPTLLSQHLAVLKRHHVVSGHRVGNAVYYTLAHPKIAELLLIARTFLADTLAAQHGQLEAVGSLPPIGTSR, from the coding sequence GTGACCGACAGCGTCCTGGAAGGTCCCGAGCGGCCGTTGTACGAGATCAAGGCCAACCTGTTCAAGGCGCTGGCGCACCCGGCACGTATCCGGGTGCTGGAGATCCTGTCCGTCAACGAGGAGCCAACCCCGGTCAGTGCGATCCTGGCTGCCACCGATATCGAACCGACCCTGCTGTCCCAGCATCTCGCGGTCCTCAAGCGGCATCATGTGGTCAGCGGGCATCGCGTCGGCAACGCGGTGTACTACACGCTCGCGCACCCGAAGATCGCCGAGCTACTGCTCATCGCCCGGACATTCCTCGCCGACACCCTCGCTGCCCAGCACGGTCAGCTCGAGGCCGTCGGCTCGCTGCCGCCGATCGGGACCTCTCGATAA